Proteins encoded in a region of the Clostridium beijerinckii genome:
- a CDS encoding McrB family protein, giving the protein MNKNWDIYMVGTLADAEEMYGGAWKDSVFINKYNSLQFAIKLISDQPESFPNNRYFTVYTSDIQDCDFEDDITLSEEERVYRLKNFLSTRLLIFKPVQKGENFVVKDVKQVKKPTNYKNASKYIPVPLFTVNNFYRKFDEFINSVSRKEFIDQLDGISNEVSDTPSIIAWKDEQDVKVIGNFNGHVYSRGKVKFEFEYLKHADINQELFLNIIQSPEIRNILFVGTDVYLEMERAIEQGIAFEEEIEETKVNLEEEQEEKVEEKNFINNFIKRTKEAGLVYYEKDLINFHTAMKSSNLVILSGMSGTGKSKLVQMYGEALGLDSSQLNIIPVRPSWCDDRDLLGYVDSIHNVYKPGDASLIDTLVQADKNIDKIYIVCFDEMNLARVEYYFSQFLSILEMDSAKRKVTLYNSDLENKLYNADKYPSQITIRDNILFAGTVNIDESTYHFSDKVLDRANVITLSAQELTKIKDVKFEKQIRSPEIMFTEYNQYKVIQSEVTLKERELDLLNILNIEINKTNKNLGVGFRIVRQIDLYLKNIPNDSILTREEAFDLQILQRVLTKIRGSQEQMQELVGTYNKNDDNISNSIIIDKLDEYEEISNFNKSRNCIKQKAKELKIYGYTI; this is encoded by the coding sequence ATGAATAAAAATTGGGATATATACATGGTAGGAACTTTAGCAGATGCTGAAGAAATGTATGGAGGGGCGTGGAAGGATAGTGTTTTTATAAATAAGTATAATTCTTTACAATTTGCTATAAAGTTAATATCAGATCAACCAGAGAGTTTCCCAAATAATAGGTATTTTACAGTATATACATCTGATATACAAGATTGTGACTTTGAAGACGATATAACACTTTCAGAGGAAGAGAGAGTTTACCGATTAAAAAATTTCTTATCAACAAGATTATTAATATTTAAACCAGTCCAAAAAGGAGAGAATTTTGTAGTTAAAGATGTTAAACAAGTAAAAAAGCCTACTAATTATAAAAATGCTTCAAAATATATTCCGGTGCCATTATTTACTGTAAATAATTTTTACAGGAAATTTGATGAATTTATAAATTCAGTTAGTAGGAAGGAATTTATAGATCAGCTAGATGGAATTTCTAATGAAGTGTCAGATACACCATCAATAATTGCGTGGAAAGATGAACAAGATGTGAAGGTAATAGGGAATTTTAACGGTCATGTTTATTCAAGAGGAAAGGTTAAATTTGAATTTGAATATTTAAAGCATGCTGATATAAATCAGGAGCTTTTTTTGAACATAATCCAAAGTCCGGAAATTAGGAATATATTATTTGTTGGTACAGATGTTTACTTGGAAATGGAGCGTGCAATAGAACAAGGAATAGCATTTGAAGAGGAAATAGAAGAAACTAAAGTAAATTTAGAAGAAGAGCAAGAAGAGAAGGTAGAAGAAAAAAATTTTATTAACAATTTTATTAAGAGAACTAAAGAGGCTGGATTAGTATATTATGAAAAAGATTTAATTAATTTTCATACAGCTATGAAATCTTCTAACTTGGTAATATTATCTGGAATGAGCGGAACAGGTAAAAGTAAATTAGTACAAATGTATGGAGAAGCACTAGGATTAGATTCTTCTCAACTAAACATAATACCAGTTAGACCATCGTGGTGTGATGATAGAGATTTATTAGGATATGTAGACTCTATTCATAATGTATATAAACCAGGTGATGCAAGTTTAATTGATACATTAGTACAAGCAGATAAGAATATTGATAAGATTTATATTGTTTGCTTTGATGAAATGAATTTAGCTAGAGTAGAATATTATTTTTCTCAGTTTTTATCTATTTTAGAGATGGATTCAGCGAAAAGAAAAGTTACATTATATAATAGCGATTTAGAAAATAAATTATATAATGCAGATAAATATCCATCGCAGATTACAATAAGAGATAATATTTTATTTGCAGGAACAGTTAATATAGATGAATCAACATATCATTTTTCAGATAAGGTTTTGGATAGGGCAAATGTCATTACTTTAAGTGCACAAGAACTTACTAAAATAAAAGATGTGAAATTTGAAAAGCAAATAAGAAGTCCTGAAATTATGTTTACTGAATATAATCAATATAAAGTAATTCAATCAGAAGTTACATTAAAAGAGAGAGAATTAGATTTATTAAATATATTAAATATAGAAATAAATAAGACTAATAAAAATTTAGGTGTAGGTTTTAGAATAGTAAGGCAAATCGATTTATATTTGAAAAACATTCCTAATGATAGTATTTTAACTAGAGAAGAAGCATTTGATTTACAAATATTACAAAGGGTTTTAACTAAAATTAGGGGTTCACAAGAGCAAATGCAGGAGTTAGTGGGCACTTATAATAAAAATGATGATAATATAAGCAATAGCATAATTATTGATAAGCTGGATGAATATGAGGAAATATCAAATTTTAACAAATCTAGGAATTGTATAAAGCAAAAGGCGAAAGAGTTGAAAATTTATGGATATACAATATAA
- a CDS encoding sigma-70 family RNA polymerase sigma factor translates to MDFNYIEALVTRCKDNDEGAKEKLAEEFRPLIYNISKRTFIDGYNSYDIIQECYQSLFKSISMYNLDKHRFVAYATNAIKNNINDLIKRIKTRSSTEGNNALSLHDNFEKDIPSQEISPETSLCEMCDYEDLRLALKNLTKDEKELIDFVFFKNYTVLDYAHIKNMCYSTAIVRKKNILRKIHNNISFYY, encoded by the coding sequence ATGGATTTTAATTATATCGAAGCTTTAGTTACTAGGTGCAAGGATAATGATGAAGGAGCAAAAGAAAAATTAGCTGAAGAATTTAGGCCATTAATTTATAATATCTCAAAAAGAACTTTCATTGATGGATATAACTCATATGATATTATTCAGGAGTGCTATCAATCACTTTTTAAATCTATTTCTATGTATAACTTAGACAAGCATAGATTCGTTGCTTATGCTACCAATGCGATTAAAAATAATATAAATGATTTGATTAAGAGAATTAAAACCAGAAGCTCTACTGAAGGTAATAATGCTCTAAGTTTGCATGATAATTTTGAAAAGGACATCCCGTCACAAGAAATCTCTCCTGAGACTTCATTATGTGAAATGTGTGATTATGAAGACTTAAGACTAGCTCTAAAAAATTTAACTAAAGATGAGAAAGAACTTATAGATTTTGTATTCTTTAAAAATTATACAGTTCTGGATTATGCCCATATAAAAAATATGTGCTATTCTACTGCTATTGTAAGAAAGAAAAATATTCTAAGAAAAATCCACAATAATATTTCATTTTATTATTAA